The sequence CTTTCACTTTCGCTTTGGGGTTTTGTCTGGGCCAGAGTTGAACGGCTGCCAGACCACGTGACGCGCGATGCAAGGAAATTGTTAAAAACTtcgaagcaaaacaaagaaaaatcacattCTAATTAAAACTACATGCTCACGCATTAACCTTAATGTGATTTGCCTTTACAAGTGTGTGAGTCTATGCAAGCTGGAAGTAAAAATAGACAGTCTGGTCTGAGTACTCCCCAAAGTGGCGAACAGTTCTGCATCGGGGAACTTATGAAAGTTATTGATCAACAACGGATACAGTGACAGACGGATTGCAATTTAAACCGTAAAACTCAAAACTTTCTTAACCGGTTGGTTGTATCGTAAACATTTTCCAATCGCACAGCAATAAGACGATAGAATGTGAATTTCACAACAATCTGTTAAAAAATGTCCTTTCGTTTTCTGTGTCGTTTTAGCCTGTTTTGGTGGACAAATGAGACGCTGAATGCTTGGACCCACTTGCTCGGATGGATTTATTTCGCTTACTTCACCGTAGATGAAATCATCCAGCTAGTCAACAGCAGTGGCCCTTCCACATGGCAAGACAGCGCCATCAGCCTCTTGATAGTTTCCTGTTTCCAGGTTCGTGTGACCAGTTTTTGATCGATCCCTTCGCTTACCAAGTCAAGCACTAATTATTTGTTATTCTCGTAGATTTGCATGGCCATGTCGACTGGCTATCACACTTTTTGCTGTCACTCGAAAGATTTTTACCATTGTTGGTTGTCGTATGACCTTTGCGGCATTTCCTTCAGTCTTCTGGCCATTTACACCACAGGAATCTATTACGCCTTCTGGTGTCAAAACGTAAGACACTTGGGATTTTTTGATCTATTTTATATCCCTTTCACCGTAGGTGTATCTTCCAAGGACTACAGCttcgattttcatttccttgATACCGATTTAAGATGTCCGTCTAGGGAACTTAGGACATTACCCCTCCAACGGTCGCTTTATTTTGGTTATCCAAAACCGTTTCTTTATCTATTGCAGTTCATTGAGCACctgcaaacaaacaaacaaacaacaccaACTGATATAGTGTACTGTTATAGCCTAAAGTTAATGGACCATTAAGTTCTTACATTTTAGAAGTGCTACACACCGAAATATGTTGCCATATGGTGAATGAAATCGAAATCGAAAGTTAAAGTAGGTCAAAGTCACAACATGGCCGTCCTTGAACTATATCAACACCAGTTGGAGTAGATCCGTGTTATGTGTGTGaagacaaaaagagaaaacgaacgtTGAAGTGGACGATAGCTTTGCATCCGGTATAACAACGGTTCTTATGCCCATCGCTTCAAGATGAAACGATGCTACAACAAGAATCAATTATACTTAACGCATCCATTGATGAGACTATTGAAAtcaaactttttcttctttttgcaatTATTCACAGGAAATCAGAACAATCTACATCACCATAAGCGGAACCCTATTTGTGGTGGCCTTGGTCCTCCAAACAACACCCAAATTTCTGACGGACGATTACAGCCTCACTCGCTtgatcttttttgtttcgtggAGTTGTTTTGGATTCCTTCCTTGCCTCCACTGGATTTGGCAGAATGGTGGATTTAGTACCCCAAATGTGTTTGTATGTCTTTGACGTCATTCTTTATTATTCCACGACTATCaactaacatttttttatttcgcagGATTTGGTTAGCCAGATTGGTATCATGTACCTGATTTGTGGCTTAGCTTTATTCTTCTATGTCACCAAAGTACCCGAAATTTGGTTCCCAGGTGAGGATATTTGTGCGTATATTGTTTGATTATATTTTCATACTAATTACCGCTTAACATTCCTTGAAATCAACAGGTTCCGTTGACTTCATTGGCAGTTCACATCAGGTGAGTTGCGAATTTAATCCGGCTTACATTGCTGCCCGATATCaggatttaaacattttatgtGCAAAACTTCCTTCTATTTCCCGTTTTCTTCTGTTGCAGTGGTGGCACGTCATCATTTTTCTGGCTTTCTATCACTGGCAGACAGTCGGCAAGTATTTTGCCAACATGCGATCCCATCACGGATGCTTTGAGTTTGATCAAATGGCAATGTCGTCTTCATCGGTCTTCAACGTCACAGTCGAAAACGTTCCCCGTGGCACCATATTTTAGTGGTCAGATTTATAGGAATATTAGACGCAAGGCTATCCTGTTGTATTGGTAAAACTTGTGTTGTCTGGGATGCAATGGCTCAAACGTCGATTCGTCGATTCGATTTGTAAATTTGTTGCATTGTCATGATATgtactttcatttttatttcaccaTTCTTGATCATCGTCGCAGGCCTTATAATAATATCTATTGTTCTAAACTCtacacatttaaaaagaaataaaaacaatatttaaGTAAATTATAATTCTTTACAAAACAGtcaattgtatttctttgtTATCAGCTGCAGTTGCAGTTACTTAAAGACAACTTTTCCTCGTGCGTTACaaactttatttctttaaatagggcGTTAAGAAGGCTCCGTTTGGCAATAAGAAGACAGAATGTATCaagctagcgcgccagtacgctacagcgctagcgtgacgcACCAAACTTCTTTGGTTATTCAGAAACTATAGACTCTAcgtgaaaaaaatttcattatcgtgttctttatggcaatccgttttacataaaaaaaaaaaaaaaaatgtcggaaaaaaaaaatcgcacttttttctttttttccgacacgtagccatctaccgctcagactcgttattactggcgtaggtaatttcagtccattggatgccattcgcagttagttcagtagcgtggatggagaataacccgtggctggaggaacattgaaaaatggataagataatacaacaaaaggatggtaagtataaacattattatattggttttcaattattaattattgttcattagatcaaattatgaagctgca comes from Daphnia carinata strain CSIRO-1 chromosome 2, CSIRO_AGI_Dcar_HiC_V3, whole genome shotgun sequence and encodes:
- the LOC130686469 gene encoding progestin and adipoQ receptor family member 3-like, coding for MPPHSEVESDPFVDVRLRRRKRSRSVSPRHLRKTSETYEPNNNRSKWWPNKPASAASTSSSRSSSVSSEVRLLKAESNTSIVATPTPTTAVIPQPVVVNFHEAPSFLQFNPFIYRGYRTNLCTVTCIRSLFWWTNETLNAWTHLLGWIYFAYFTVDEIIQLVNSSGPSTWQDSAISLLIVSCFQICMAMSTGYHTFCCHSKDFYHCWLSYDLCGISFSLLAIYTTGIYYAFWCQNEIRTIYITISGTLFVVALVLQTTPKFLTDDYSLTRLIFFVSWSCFGFLPCLHWIWQNGGFSTPNVFDLVSQIGIMYLICGLALFFYVTKVPEIWFPGSVDFIGSSHQWWHVIIFLAFYHWQTVGKYFANMRSHHGCFEFDQMAMSSSSVFNVTVENVPRGTIF